A genomic region of Melanotaenia boesemani isolate fMelBoe1 chromosome 13, fMelBoe1.pri, whole genome shotgun sequence contains the following coding sequences:
- the LOC121651650 gene encoding amphoterin-induced protein 3 translates to MTTRGYSQSLFLLLLCLFHGSGQTCPSMCLCISDTVSCSSSGLMRLPWSLPSFSVTLDVSHNHLSWLGPSSFQNKMPRLENLWMAHNQISTLSHGVFQNVSGLRYLDLSSNKLHVVEQHYFHGLWRLEELRLFNNKITQVEAGTLSGLSSLKKVYFSFNQITHFPFFSIRDHSHPFLAMLDLSSNRMTRLLWEDVKALPGLVQRGLYLHNNSLICDCSMYSVFWHWNLRGYNSVKDFTDEHTCNIYGDPRASIRFLHPNRFFLNCSVETTVMQPVTVLLSNLLVLEGDRVRLDCQTTLSGTDLSFTWLSPRKDFITLTSINDTLISMFSNGTLEIKEISVNDSGLYLCTAVDIKQDLNATREVNVTVLLPAAESFNTGYTTLLGCIVTLTLILVYLFLTPCRCSYCKKPAATYNHSNLSSVFFSSTRDRPKPENIKHVSFMDPMMSEEGAEWTMVT, encoded by the coding sequence ATGACGACCCGTGGTTACTCTCAAAGccttttcctgctgctgctgtgtctctTCCATGGCTCTGGGCAGACCTGTCCATCCATGTGCCTGTGTATTTCTGATACAGTAAGCTGTAGCTCTAGCGGCCTGATGAGGTTACCATGGTCCCTGCCCTCCTTCTCTGTCACCCTTGATGTCAGCCACAACCACCTGTCCTGGCTGGGTCCAAGCAGCTTCCAGAACAAGATGCCCAGACTGGAAAACCTCTGGATGGCCCATAATCAAATCAGCACACTGAGTCATGGTGTGTTTCAAAATGTCTCTGGGCTCAGGTATCTTGACCTATCTTCCAACAAGCTGCATGTGGTGGAGCAGCACTATTTCCATGGGCTGTGGAGGCTGGAAGAGCTTCGTCTCTTCAATAATAAAATCACACAGGTAGAGGCTGGCACACTTAGCGGTCTGAGCAGCTTAAAAAAGGTCTACTTCAGCTTCAACCAGATCACACACTTTCCTTTCTTCTCCATTCGAGATCACAGTCATCCATTCCTAGCCATGCTAGACCTCTCATCCAACCGTATGACACGTCTACTATGGGAGGATGTGAAAGCTTTGCCTGGTTTGGTGCAGCGGGGACTGTATCTCCACAACAACTCTCTGATCTGTGACTGCTCCATGTACAGTGTGTTTTGGCACTGGAATCTAAGGGGTTACAATTCAGTTAAGGACTTCACAGATGAGCACACCTGCAACATTTATGGGGATCCACGAGCATCCATCCGATTCCTACATCCGAACCGCTTCTTCCTCAACTGCTCTGTGGAAACAACAGTCATGCAGCCTGTGACAGTTCTCCTCTCCAATTTGTTGGTTTTAGAGGGAGACAGAGTGCGTCTCGACTGCCAAACAACCCTGAGTGGTACAGATCTCTCATTTACATGGCTCTCCCCAAGGAAAGACTTTATCACACTGACTAGTATTAATGACACACTGATTAGCATGTTTTCTAATGGTACCTTGGAGATTAAAGAAATCTCTGTCAATGACTCAGGTCTGTACCTATGCACAGCTGTGGACATTAAACAGGACTTGAATGCAACTCGGGAGGTGAATGTGACCGTGCTGCTCCCTGCAGCAGAGTCATTCAACACTGGCTACACTACATTGCTAGGCTGTATAGTGACTTTGACGCTTATCCTTGTGTATCTTTTCCTAACTCCATGTCGCTGCAGCTACTGCAAAAAGCCAGCAGCAACCTATAACCACAGCAACCTATCATCTGTTTTCTTCTCCTCCACAAGAGATCGACCCAAACCTGAAAATATAAAGCATGTATCATTCATGGACCCCATGATGAGTGAAGAAGGGGCAGAATGGACAATGGTCACATGA